One genomic window of Gossypium hirsutum isolate 1008001.06 chromosome D11, Gossypium_hirsutum_v2.1, whole genome shotgun sequence includes the following:
- the LOC107912652 gene encoding probable inactive leucine-rich repeat receptor kinase XIAO, which yields MAYQYQPCFFLLLFLLFSVNASVLAFQQRPKISAVDLAALSAIKDSLTDIPGSRFFSTWDFTAPDPCSSFTGVTCGFNDRVTILSLGTGLSDSPGLAGSLSPALSNLTQLTQLILFPGLVTGPIPPQLGQLTSLRVISLTNNRLTGPIPPSFSTLLFLHTLDLSSNRLTGSIPPGLTKLPSLKVMVLSWNELTGELPRTVSAQLLHLDLKKNKISGPLPRLPSTVRYLSVSENWMWGPLKALESLSELAYLDVSMNQFSGPIPSSLFLNPSLTSLFLQRNNLSGGLPSSIKMDPTFQSYGGKGSIVDLSHNFITGDITPFLAGVETLFLNNNHLTGSVPEEYVKSVYDGTTKTLYLQHNYLSGFPLPQGSTLPDTVSLCLSYNCMVPPVGISACPASAGSQPSRPQSQCSVFTHRGSTN from the coding sequence ATGGCTTACCAGTACCAGCCAtgttttttccttcttctttttctgCTGTTTTCTGTCAATGCGTCTGTTCTAGCATTTCAGCAACGACCCAAGATCAGCGCCGTTGATTTGGCGGCGCTGTCAGCCATCAAAGACAGTCTGACAGACATTCCAGGCTCAAGATTCTTCTCCACTTGGGACTTCACTGCACCAGATCCTTGCTCCTCATTCACCGGCGTCACCTGCGGTTTCAACGACCGAGTCACCATTCTGTCGCTCGGCACTGGCCTTTCCGACTCGCCTGGCCTCGCTGGCTCCCTCTCCCCCGCTCTTTCCAACCTTACCCAGCTAACCCAACTCATCCTCTTCCCTGGTCTCGTCACCGGTCCCATCCCCCCCCAACTGGGTCAACTCACTAGTCTTCGAGTCATTTCCTTGACCAACAACCGCTTAACAGGACCCATACCACCCTCCTTTTCTACTCTCCTCTTCTTGCACACTCTGGATCTGAGTTCAAACCGGCTCACCGGGTCCATCCCACCAGGCCTCACGAAGCTTCCATCTTTAAAAGTCATGGTGTTGAGCTGGAACGAGTTAACAGGGGAGTTACCCAGAACAGTGTCGGCGCAGTTATTACACTTGGATTTGAAGAAGAACAAGATCAGCGGACCGTTGCCAAGGTTACCGTCAACTGTCCGTTACTTGTCAGTGTCGGAGAACTGGATGTGGGGCCCACTCAAGGCCCTGGAATCGCTATCCGAGTTAGCGTACCTGGACGTTAGCATGAACCAATTCAGTGGGCCCATCCCGTCTTCACTCTTCTTAAACCCCTCCCTCACTTCACTGTTTTTGCAACGGAACAATTTATCGGGTGGCCTCCCATCATCAATCAAGATGGACCCCACCTTCCAATCCTACGGCGGCAAGGGATCCATCGTGGACTTGAGCCATAACTTCATCACGGGGGATATAACCCCCTTCTTGGCTGGGGTGGAGACTCTCTTCTTGAACAATAACCATCTCACTGGGTCTGTACCTGAGGAGTACGTGAAAAGCGTGTACGACGGCACCACCAAAACTTTGTATTTGCAGCATAACTATCTATCCGGATTCCCATTACCTCAAGGTTCCACTCTGCCTGATACCGTCTCCTTGTGCTTGTCCTATAATTGCATGGTGCCGCCCGTTGGGATATCAGCCTGCCCGGCCAGTGCCGGAAGCCAGCCCTCCAGGCCGCAATCGCAATGTTCCGTATTCACCCATCGTGGCTCCACCAACTGA
- the LOC107912653 gene encoding 36.4 kDa proline-rich protein produces MGNYSLPNLIVLLLNLGALLASFACPLCPRPTPPPNCPPTFPPKHPPIVKPPFHPKPPKHPPHHPPNPPVVKPPHVPKPPVVNPPPPHYPKPPVISPPPKPPVYPSPPIVKPPAPKPPVYPSPPIVKPPVPKPPVYPSPPIVKPPVPKPPVYPSPPIVKPPTPTPPVYPSPPVVKPPPVETPCPPPPPVLYPPPPAQQTCPIDTLKLGACVDVLGGLVHIGIGSSAKDTCCPVLQGLLDLDAAICLCTTIKAKLLNINIIIPIGLQVLIDCGKTPPPGFQCPA; encoded by the coding sequence ATGGGGAACTATAGTTTACCCAATCTCATTGTCCTGCTTCTGAACTTGGGAGCTTTGCTTGCTTCTTTTGCTTGTCCTCTATGTCCCCGTCCAACTCCTCCACCCAACTGTCCTCCAACTTTCCCACCCAAACATCCTCCCATTGTGAAGCCCCCATTTCACCCCAAACCACCAAAACATCCGCCTCATCATCCTCCCAACCCTCCCGTCGTAAAGCCTCCTCATGTACCCAAACCTCCTGTCGTTAATCCCCCACCACCTCACTATCCTAAACCCCCAGTCATTTCACCACCACCAAAGCCTCCCGTCTACCCCAGTCCTCCTATTGTAAAGCCGCCAGCGCCAAAGCCTCCCGTCTACCCCAGTCCTCCCATTGTGAAGCCGCCAGTTCCAAAGCCTCCCGTCTACCCCAGTCCTCCCATTGTGAAGCCGCCAGTTCCAAAGCCTCCTGTATACCCAAGTCCTCCCATTGTGAAGCCGCCAACACCAACGCCTCCTGTATACCCAAGTCCTCCCGTTGTGAAGCCACCTCCAGTGGAGACCCCTTgtccaccaccaccacctgtgCTATATCCACCACCCCCGGCACAGCAAACATGCCCCATTGACACTCTCAAGCTAGGCGCATGTGTTGATGTGTTAGGTGGCTTAGTGCACATTGGTATCGGCAGCAGCGCCAAGGACACATGTTGCCCAGTGCTTCAAGGGTTGCTAGACTTGGATGCTGCTATCTGTCTTTGTACCACAATCAAGGCCAAGCTTTTAAACATCAATATCATAATACCAATTGGCCTTCAGGTCCTCATCGACTGTGGCAAGACTCCACCTCCAGGATTCCAGTGTCCAGCATAA